Part of the Desulfolutivibrio sulfoxidireducens genome is shown below.
ACCAGAATCATGTGACTCCACATAAAAAGGATCAGACTGGCTCCGGTGAGCATCTGGAGCCAGTCCAGCCAGGCGGAACACTTTCCGATGGGCTGGGCGTGCGTGGCCAGTGACAGGGACATGGTTTCCTCCCGCGAAGCGTTGGAATGACGGATGAAGAGCCCGAAACCGGTGTTTTCTAGAAACATCCGCGATCTTTTGTCAACGCGAATGCGCCGCTCATCCGGACCTCGCAAGCCCGGGGTACCGCATGTAGAGCCATATTCCAGCCAATATAAGGGTCACGACGGTCACCGGAAATCCCACCCGAAAATGGGTCCTCCACCCCACGGATACGCCCAGGCGTCCGGCCTGGTCGGCCACGATGAGGTTGGCGATGGATCCGAGCAAAAAGAAATTCCCGGCAAACGTGCTGGCCAAGGCCAGGACCACGGCGGACCTTTGCGAGGAATCGGCGGGCAGAAGAAGCATGACCGCCGGGACGTTGGAAACGACGTTGGACAGGACCACAGTGACGGCCCCGAGCCAGAACCCGTTTTTCAGGTCCAGCCCGCTCCGGTCGAGGAAGGCGTGCAGATCGGACAAAAGCCCTGAGGAGGCCACGGCGTGGTTGACCACGAAAAGGCCCATGAACAGGATAAGAAGCGGCCAGTCCACCAGGGAGAAAAACCGCCCCGAGGTCAGGCGGCGGCTTGACAAAAGCACCCCGGCGCAAAAAAGGGCCGTGACCTCCCGGGGCCAATCCCCGATCAGGAAGGCGACGACCAGGAAGACCAGGGCCACGCAGCCCTTAAACGACTGCCAGGGGCTGAAGTCCGGGGCCTGGACCTTGATGCGCGGGGCCTCCAGGCGCCAACGGCCACGCCATAAAATGGCGATGATGCCCCAGGCGGCCACGAGCCCGGCCACCACCGGGGGGGCGGCCTGAAGAAAATACCATCCAAAGGGGATGCCCGAGACCTGGCCGATGAGCATGTTCTGGGGGTTGCCGATGAGCGTGGCCGCCGAACCGATGTTCGCGGCGCAGGCCAGCCCCAGAAGATAGGGCAGGGGATCAAGGTCCCGGCCCCGACAGGTCTCCACCAGGATCGGGGTCATGGCCAGGCAGACGATGTCGTTGGCGAGCACGGCCGAAAGCACGGCGGCGGCCAGGATGACCAGAAAAAGGAGCCGGGGCGGAGAGCCGTCGGCCTTTGCCAGTTTCCTGGTGACGAAGGCGTAGAAGCCGCCCAGGCGGAACTGGGCCGAGATGACCATGAGCGCGAAGAGAAGGGCCATGGTGGGCACGTCCACGGCCCCCCAGGCCTCCCGCACGGTCATGGCCCCCCCGGCCAAAAGGGCTATGGCCCCGAGAAGGGCCACGCCCGCCCGGTCCAGGGCCAGTCCGGGCAGTCCGCCAAGGATCATGCCCACATAGACCACGACAAAAACAGCCAGGACGAATTCGGTCACGCGTCAGCCTCCGGGCAATGCGCCGCCCGGACTGATACCCCCGGCCGACCTGCCCGGCAAGGGTTCAGGACGCCCCATCGGCCACAAGCCGGGCCTCCTCGGGATGCGGCCCGAGCCAGTCCACCTTGCCCGACTCGATGTGGTAAAACGCCCCGACCACCTTGATGCGGCCCGAGCGGGCCATGCCCCGCAACACGGGGCTGCCGGCATAGATGTCCGCAATGACCTGGAAGACATTTTGAATCGCTGCCATGCCGGCCACATCGTCGTCCGACGCGCCCGGATGGGCGTCCCTGACGGCCTTCACCACCGGAACGATGGGGGCCACGGCGGCCGGGATGTTGCCAGGTTCCTTGGCGTTTTTGGCCACGGCCGTCACCGCGCCGCACTTGGAATGGCCAAGGACCACCAGAAGGCGCGCGCCCAGGTGTTCGGCCCCGTATTCCAGGGAGCCGAGCTGCATGACCCCGGAGACGTTTCCCGCCGTGCGCACGGAAAAGATGTCGCCCACGCCCTGGTCGAAGAGAATCTCCACCGGGACGCGGGAGTCGGAGCAGGACAGGATCATGGCCAAGGGAAACTGTCCCTGCCGGGCCGTGACCTCCCGCCGGGCCATGTCCCGGTTGCGATGGGTCGGGGCCTCGGCCAGGAAATGGGCGTTGCCTTCCTTGAGCCTGGCCAGGGCCTCATCCGGCGAAACCCCGGCCCCGTCCACGGTAGCCAGGGCCAAAACGGCGCTGAGAATCACCCCAATCACAGCCACAATACCCATGATCTTTCTATCCATGACATGCCTCCCTGGGAAAAGGGTTATGCCCATGACATACAGATGCATCCCCTTTGCGTCAAAGCATAGTCCGCGCTTATCGCCTCGCCCCCCACTCCACATATTTCCATGGACAGCGGGGGGTTGGCGCAGTTACATTCTTGTGAAGGTGCAGGCTGGACCGGGACATTTCTCATGGGCTACGCCCCATGTCCTCTGACGCCACAGGAGCGGCCCCATGCTCGAACTCGTGGTTTTTTTGTGCGGCGCGGCGGTGATGATCCTGGAGATCGCCGGGGCCCGGGTGCTGGCCCCCTTCCTGGGGACCTCGACCGTGGTCTGGACCGGGCTTATCGGCATCGTCCTGGCCAGCCTCAGCCTGGGGTACTGGCTGGGCGGCAAGATGGCGGACAAACGCCCTTCCCCCCGTATCCTTGGCGGCGTCATCCTCCTGGCCAGCCTCTTCACCCTGGGCACGGCCCTGTCCAAGACCCTGCTTCTGGACTTCCTGATCACCTATTCCTCGGGACCGCACCTGGCCGTGATCGTGGCCAATCTGGTTCTCTTCGCGCCGCCAAGCGTCTTTCTGGGCATGGTCGCGCCCTACGCCATGCGTCTGAAACTCGCCAGCGTGGGCCAGGCCGGGCGCACCTCGGGCAACCTCTACGCCCTGTCCACGGCGGGCAGCATCGTCGGGACCTTCGCGGCCGGGTTCGTGCTCATCGCCTTTCTCGGGTCCACGGCCATCCTGTGCCTCGTGGCCGGACTCCTGGCCGTGACCGCCGTTTTCGCCTCACGGGCCGACATGGCGGGCAAGGCGGCGACAGTGCTCCTTATCGCGCTGTGCGGCGCGGGGTTCACGGCCTACGACCACACCCTCGCCGAGGAGGGATTTCACGACGTGGACACCCGTTACAGCCGCATCCTGGTCTTCGAGAGCCGGGACCCGGACACGGGCGAACCCACCCGGGTCATGCTCACCCATCCCAAACACATCCAGTCGGCCATATATCTCGACCGGCCTTTGGATCTGGTCCTGGCGTCCACCCGTTTCTTCACCCTGGCCGACCATTTCGTTCCCGGGGCGAAACGCACGCTGCTTCTGGGCGGCGGGGCCTACAGCTATCCCCGGCGTCTTTTGGCCACGAATCCCGAGGCGACCATCGACGTCGTGGAGTTGGACCCCGGGGTGACCGAATTGGCCAGGGCCTACTTCGGGCTGGCCGAGAACCCCCGGCTGCGCATCTTCCACGAGGACGCCCGGAGTTTCCTCAACCGCAACGCCGGGCGCTATGACGTGATCCTGGGGGACATCTTCAACGCCCACTACGCCGTGCCCTTCCACGTGGTCACGCGCCAGGCCGTGCAGCGCATCTTCGACGCCCTAAACGACGACGGCGTGGTCATCGTGAACATCATCGCGGCGGTTTCCGGGAAAAAGGGGCGGTTTCTCCGGGCGGTGCGGGCCACCTATGCGGACGTCTTCCCCACGGTGGCGCTTTTTCCCCTGGGCAGTCCGAACGATCCGGAGGGCATGCAGAACGTGATGCTGGTGGCGAAAAAAAACGGGCCGCTGCCGGACGCCCTTCCGAAGGACCCGGAGTTGGCCCTGTTCGTCGCCCGCCGGCTGGCGACCCCGCTTGCGGACGACGTGCCGGTCCTCACGGACGAATTCGCCCCGGTCGAGCGTTACGTCACGGCGTGGTGGTAGGGTTTGGTTCCTTGAGATTTACAATACGCACGCCCGGGGCCTCGTACCGGGTGAAATGACGATCCGTCGTGTAGATGGTTCCCACCCCGGACAGCAGAAACCCCGCCAGAATAAGGCCATCCATTGCTGGAATTCCCAGACCACGACACAGTCTGGCCCCCATGGAAAGTATCGCCGTGTCGAGCCAGACCACCTTACAGACTGCATGTATGCCTTCACAGAGCACGGAATGGTCTTCAATGACACCTTTGAGGCTAAGCCGTTCGAGTTCAAAAAGTGTCAGGCAGGAACAAATGGACGATACTTTGTTTTGCATTGCATTGCGCTGTGTCTCCACAGGCAGGGCATCACCCTGTAATAATTGCATGAAAAAACCTGTATCAAATCCGAGCATCGTCGCCGCCCCTCTCGACATCCTCACGACGGCCCTCTTCAAGCACCGCATCCGCATTCTCGGCTACGACAACCCGCCCGGCCATGTCCAACACCCGCTGCCCGAATTCTCGGCGGCGCAGTTGGCGCACATATTCGGCAAAAGCTTCTCCAGCTAGCCGCGACATGGAGATGCCCCGCACCTCGGCCAACCGGCGTACATCCCGCCCCAGATCGTCTTCCAGGTTCACGGTCAGTCGCATGGTTTCCTCCCTGTGTTATGCATATTAACGCATACTCAGTCGCATAACATCACTGGTCAATGCCCATCTCCCAGAAAAACCGAGGGGGACCGGGGGAAATCATTTCCCCCGGGCGGGGTTCGGGGCGGCAGCCCCGACTCATCGCCTCCCCGGGCGGGGTTCGGGGCGGCAGCCCCGACTCATCGCCTCCCCGGGCGGGGTTCGGGGCGGCAGCCCCGATTCCCTTACGCCTGGACGTCCAGTTCCAGGCCCACCGGACAGTGATCGGAGCCCATGACCTCGCTGGCGATCCAGGCCCGTTTGACCTTCGGCCGCAATTCCTCGGAAACGAAGAAGTAGTCGATGCGCCAGCCGACGTTTCGGTCCCTGGCCTTGAAGCGGTAGTCCCACCAGGAATAGTGGCCGCCCTCGGGGACGAACATGCGGAAGGTGTCCAGGTATCCGGCGGCGGTGAAGCGGTCGAGCCAGGCCCTTTCGATGGGCAGAAATCCGCTGGTCTTCTCGTTGGATTTGGCGTTTTTGAGGTCCAGGGCGGTATGGGCGGTGTTGAAGTCGCCGCAGACCACGATGGGCTTGTCCCGACGCAGGTTTTCGGCGTGCAGCAGGAAGGCGTCGTAATAGCCGAGCTTGTAGTCCAGGCGTTCGGGTCCCATGCCGCCGTTGGGGAAATAGACGTTGAAAAAGTGGAAGCCCGGGTATTCCAGGTGCACGAGGCGGCCCTCGCCCTGAAAGCGGACGTCGGGAAGTTCCATGGCGATGGACAGGGGTTCGGGCCTGTAGAGGCAGCCCACGCCGGAATAGCCTTTTTTTACCGTGGAACTGGACCACACGGTGCGATACTTGGGGGTATGGCCGAAATCGGCCTCGTGTCCGGGCTGGATCTTGGTCTCCTGGAGCCCCACGACGTCGGCGCCGCACCCGGAGAGCCACTCCCAAAAGCCTTTCTGGACCACGGCCCGCAGGCCGTTGACGTTCCAGGAATAGAGAATCATGTCAGCTCGCTTTCGCGACCGCCTTGCGGCCGATTCCGCCCCGGGTCTCGTTGCGCTTCATTTGCAGGAAGGCCCTGGCGCACACGGGGCAGAACTGTTTTCCCATTTCCTCGGCGATGATGTCCAGGGCCTGTCGGGGGGCCATTCCCCCCCGGTAGGGCCTGTCCGAGGTCATGGCGTCGTAGGCGTCGGCCACGGCGATGATCCGTGCACCCAGGGGGATGTCCTCGCCTTTGAGGCAGGTGGGATAGCCCTCCCCGTCCCAGCGCTCGTGGTGGTACATGATAAGGGGCACCACGTTTCGCAAGGAGGCGATGGGCCGAAGAATCTCGGCGCCAATGACCGCGTGCTCCTGGATCTTGGCGTATTCCTCGTCGGTGAGGGAGCCGGGCTTTAAAAGCACGGCATCGCGCACCCCGATTTTCCCGATGTCGTGCAGATTGGCCGCAATCTCCAGGTCGCGAAGCGCCACGTCGGCCAGGCCCATAAACCGGCCCAGCCGCAGGGCCATGGCCGAGACCCGGGCGGTGTGGCCCTTGGTGTATTCGTCGCGGGCCTCAAGGGCGGTGACCAGGGATTTCATGCTCCACAGGACGTGTTCGTATTCTTTTTTGTAGTGGCGGTAGCTTTCGGCCAAAAGCTGCTCCACAACCAAAAGCATCTTCTCCACGTCGAAGGGCTTGACGAAATAGCGGCTGATGCCCAGGCGCTCGCCGCGCTTGATGTCGCAGGTGCGGTCCCGGGCGCTCATCATGACCACGAAGGTGTTTTGCAGTTCCGGAACCTCGCGCAGGGCCTCGCACAGGCCGTAGCCGTTTAATTCCGGCATGTCCACGTCGGTGACCACCACGTCCGGATGTTCGGCCCGGGCGATTTCCAGGGCCTGGCGGCCGTTTTCGGCCACGAGCACGTTGAGGCCGCTTTTGATGAAGCTGTGCCGCAGCATCTCCCGGATGAGCTTGCTGTCGTCGACCACGAGGATCTTGTTCTGGCGCTTGCGGTGCACGGCGTCCAGGTGGTCGGCGATCTTCTCGGCAAGCATGCGGGGGGTGAACGATTTGAGGAGATAATCGTCGGCGCCGCTGTTGAAGGCCGTGTCCACATCCAGGGGATCGTCGCTGCTGGAGAGGATGATGACCGGCAGGTATTTGCCGGCGTTGGACTCCTTGATGCGGCGGCACAGTTCCAGGCCGTCCATGCCGGGAAGCTGGACGCTGGTCAGGATGAGTTCGAAATCCTTTGCGGCGCACAGGTCCAGGGCCTCCCCGGCGTCCAGGGCATGGCGCAACTGGTAGCCGTTTGGGGCCAGGGAGGCCCGTACGACGTGAAAAAGGGTCCGGCCTGGATCGACGAACAGGATCTGGCCGGCCCGTCCATTTCCGGATGCGGCGGCCTGTGGGGCCTTGTCGGCCTGGGCGCGCTCCTCCTGGAGGCGCTCGATGACCTCCCCCAGGTTTTCCCGGTTTACGTAGACCGACTCGCCCCCGGGGCTTGCGCCGGCGTTTTCGTCAGGGGAGGTGCGCAGCACCAGGACGGTCGGGGACAATCCCTGGCGGGCGGCCAGGCCGCGCACGTATCCGGCCACCGTGGCCCGGGAACGGTCATGGTAGCTGTCCTGAAGCAGCACCACGCCCGGGGAGAACGCGGACATTTTCTCGGCGATAAGGGCGCGATCCGGCCCGACGAACTGGTATTCCAGGCCCATGGGCAGGAAAAATTTGGAGAGAAAGGTCCGATACAGAAGGATGTCGATGATATTCAAGATCTTCATGCCGTCCGCCGGGGTTGAGACTGTTCACCGGCCCGCCCCGGATGGGCATTCCCAAAAATCGAGCCAAGGACGGACCGGATCAGATCACCGCCAAGGCCGCCTCCACGCCGTGGGGCAGATCGCGGCCGACGTCGATGCGCACATACCCCCCGGCGGCCAGGGGACCCGGATTGATGACCGTGGTTGTGCCGACTAGGTCCACGGCCCGGGACTCGTGGATGTGCCCGGTGACGCATAAAAGTGGCTGCACCCGCTCCAAAAAGGCCCGCACGGCCGGGCTTCCCACATGGCCTCCCGAGGGCAGACGGTCGGTGGCCGTCCCGTAAGGGGGGGTATGCACCACGACCACCAGATCGGAATAGCTTCCGGCCAGGGCGTGGGTCTCGTCGATCCACCGGGACAGGCCCGCCTCGGAGATTTCGCTTGGCGTGCCGAAGGGGGTGGGGGTGGACCAGCCGATGCCCATGAGGCCCAGGCCGGGAGCGAGTTCCACGACGCGGCGGTGGATGTTTATTTCCTCGGCGGTAAGCCAGTCGTCGATCTCCTGGCGGTCCATGTTGCCGATCTGGGCGTAGACGGCGGGGTTGACGGCGCGCACAGCCTCGATGACCCGCTTTCCCTCGGACTGATCGCCGCGTATGGTCAGATCGCCGGTGACGATGACCCCGTCGGCCCGGGAGATCCCCGGGATACGGGCCAGATTGGCCACATCCCCGTGGATGTCGCCGACGGCGAAGAAGCGGCGTCCCGGTTTGTCCATGCGTGCCTCCGTGCGTTGGGGATGAGCGGGAACGAGTCGCCTGTTTCTGGCGCCTCATTCGGCGCGCCCGGCGGGATGTCGCCAGTATGAAACCGTGACAAAAAGTTTGCAAGTCATGAACCCGGCCGCACTCAAAAAATCCGAACTGCGCGCCCGCCTCCTGGACGAAAGAGGCCGGCTGGACCACGACCGCGTGGCGCGCGAGTCCCTGGCCATGGCCAAACGACTTGAGGCGGCGGATTTCTTCGCCACGGCCAGGATCGTGATGCTGTACCTGCCGATCAAAAACGAGGCGGACACCCGGGAACTTTTTCCGGAGCTCTTCCGGCGGGGAGCCACGGTCCTTTTGCCGCGCTGCCGGGACGGCGAATCCGGGGAACTGGACGTATTTTGCGTCACCGGCCTGACCCAGGTCCGTCCCGGCCGGTTCGGCATCCTGGAACCGGACCCAGGGGTGTGCCTCCCGGCCGGGGACCTGTCTCCGGATGTGGTCGTGACGCCCGGGGTGGCCTTTGACCGGCGCGGCTACCGGCTGGGATTCGGGGGCGGCTACTACGACCGGCTGTTTTCCCGTCCGCGGATGCGGCGGACCATCCGGGTGGGGCTGGCCTACGATTTCCAGATCCTCGAAAAGCTGCCCATGGAGCCGTGGGACAGGCCCATGCACGCGCTGTGCACGCCAAAGGAGTTGATATGGACCAGGCCATAGCGGCCATCGCCTTCACGTTCCCGGGGACTTCCGGGGTGCGTTGCGCCTTCGGCATGCGCGCCGCGCCCGGCGCCCGCGAAACGCCCGGCTCCGCCGAGACGGCCGACCCCTTTTCGGGCGGTAACATCTCCTACCGGGTGGGCGACGACCCCGGGCGGGTGACCCGTGCCCGGCGGGCCTTCCAAAAGGCCCTGGGCTTTCGCTCCTGGCACAGCCTGGCCCAGGTGCACGGCGCGGACA
Proteins encoded:
- a CDS encoding response regulator, coding for MKILNIIDILLYRTFLSKFFLPMGLEYQFVGPDRALIAEKMSAFSPGVVLLQDSYHDRSRATVAGYVRGLAARQGLSPTVLVLRTSPDENAGASPGGESVYVNRENLGEVIERLQEERAQADKAPQAAASGNGRAGQILFVDPGRTLFHVVRASLAPNGYQLRHALDAGEALDLCAAKDFELILTSVQLPGMDGLELCRRIKESNAGKYLPVIILSSSDDPLDVDTAFNSGADDYLLKSFTPRMLAEKIADHLDAVHRKRQNKILVVDDSKLIREMLRHSFIKSGLNVLVAENGRQALEIARAEHPDVVVTDVDMPELNGYGLCEALREVPELQNTFVVMMSARDRTCDIKRGERLGISRYFVKPFDVEKMLLVVEQLLAESYRHYKKEYEHVLWSMKSLVTALEARDEYTKGHTARVSAMALRLGRFMGLADVALRDLEIAANLHDIGKIGVRDAVLLKPGSLTDEEYAKIQEHAVIGAEILRPIASLRNVVPLIMYHHERWDGEGYPTCLKGEDIPLGARIIAVADAYDAMTSDRPYRGGMAPRQALDIIAEEMGKQFCPVCARAFLQMKRNETRGGIGRKAVAKAS
- a CDS encoding SLC13 family permease; translated protein: MTEFVLAVFVVVYVGMILGGLPGLALDRAGVALLGAIALLAGGAMTVREAWGAVDVPTMALLFALMVISAQFRLGGFYAFVTRKLAKADGSPPRLLFLVILAAAVLSAVLANDIVCLAMTPILVETCRGRDLDPLPYLLGLACAANIGSAATLIGNPQNMLIGQVSGIPFGWYFLQAAPPVVAGLVAAWGIIAILWRGRWRLEAPRIKVQAPDFSPWQSFKGCVALVFLVVAFLIGDWPREVTALFCAGVLLSSRRLTSGRFFSLVDWPLLILFMGLFVVNHAVASSGLLSDLHAFLDRSGLDLKNGFWLGAVTVVLSNVVSNVPAVMLLLPADSSQRSAVVLALASTFAGNFFLLGSIANLIVADQAGRLGVSVGWRTHFRVGFPVTVVTLILAGIWLYMRYPGLARSG
- a CDS encoding type II toxin-antitoxin system VapC family toxin, translated to MLGFDTGFFMQLLQGDALPVETQRNAMQNKVSSICSCLTLFELERLSLKGVIEDHSVLCEGIHAVCKVVWLDTAILSMGARLCRGLGIPAMDGLILAGFLLSGVGTIYTTDRHFTRYEAPGVRIVNLKEPNPTTTP
- a CDS encoding 5-formyltetrahydrofolate cyclo-ligase, producing the protein MNPAALKKSELRARLLDERGRLDHDRVARESLAMAKRLEAADFFATARIVMLYLPIKNEADTRELFPELFRRGATVLLPRCRDGESGELDVFCVTGLTQVRPGRFGILEPDPGVCLPAGDLSPDVVVTPGVAFDRRGYRLGFGGGYYDRLFSRPRMRRTIRVGLAYDFQILEKLPMEPWDRPMHALCTPKELIWTRP
- a CDS encoding exodeoxyribonuclease III: MILYSWNVNGLRAVVQKGFWEWLSGCGADVVGLQETKIQPGHEADFGHTPKYRTVWSSSTVKKGYSGVGCLYRPEPLSIAMELPDVRFQGEGRLVHLEYPGFHFFNVYFPNGGMGPERLDYKLGYYDAFLLHAENLRRDKPIVVCGDFNTAHTALDLKNAKSNEKTSGFLPIERAWLDRFTAAGYLDTFRMFVPEGGHYSWWDYRFKARDRNVGWRIDYFFVSEELRPKVKRAWIASEVMGSDHCPVGLELDVQA
- a CDS encoding carbonic anhydrase, whose protein sequence is MDRKIMGIVAVIGVILSAVLALATVDGAGVSPDEALARLKEGNAHFLAEAPTHRNRDMARREVTARQGQFPLAMILSCSDSRVPVEILFDQGVGDIFSVRTAGNVSGVMQLGSLEYGAEHLGARLLVVLGHSKCGAVTAVAKNAKEPGNIPAAVAPIVPVVKAVRDAHPGASDDDVAGMAAIQNVFQVIADIYAGSPVLRGMARSGRIKVVGAFYHIESGKVDWLGPHPEEARLVADGAS
- a CDS encoding fused MFS/spermidine synthase, with the translated sequence MLELVVFLCGAAVMILEIAGARVLAPFLGTSTVVWTGLIGIVLASLSLGYWLGGKMADKRPSPRILGGVILLASLFTLGTALSKTLLLDFLITYSSGPHLAVIVANLVLFAPPSVFLGMVAPYAMRLKLASVGQAGRTSGNLYALSTAGSIVGTFAAGFVLIAFLGSTAILCLVAGLLAVTAVFASRADMAGKAATVLLIALCGAGFTAYDHTLAEEGFHDVDTRYSRILVFESRDPDTGEPTRVMLTHPKHIQSAIYLDRPLDLVLASTRFFTLADHFVPGAKRTLLLGGGAYSYPRRLLATNPEATIDVVELDPGVTELARAYFGLAENPRLRIFHEDARSFLNRNAGRYDVILGDIFNAHYAVPFHVVTRQAVQRIFDALNDDGVVIVNIIAAVSGKKGRFLRAVRATYADVFPTVALFPLGSPNDPEGMQNVMLVAKKNGPLPDALPKDPELALFVARRLATPLADDVPVLTDEFAPVERYVTAWW
- a CDS encoding metallophosphoesterase family protein, with translation MDKPGRRFFAVGDIHGDVANLARIPGISRADGVIVTGDLTIRGDQSEGKRVIEAVRAVNPAVYAQIGNMDRQEIDDWLTAEEINIHRRVVELAPGLGLMGIGWSTPTPFGTPSEISEAGLSRWIDETHALAGSYSDLVVVVHTPPYGTATDRLPSGGHVGSPAVRAFLERVQPLLCVTGHIHESRAVDLVGTTTVINPGPLAAGGYVRIDVGRDLPHGVEAALAVI